A window of the Anoplopoma fimbria isolate UVic2021 breed Golden Eagle Sablefish chromosome 17, Afim_UVic_2022, whole genome shotgun sequence genome harbors these coding sequences:
- the LOC129106416 gene encoding homeobox expressed in ES cells 1-like → MASTLAPVTAESRPAFSIDRILGLELERPGTCLKLHRPWTEIGAEKENRGNGVCSQQQQQQQQQQQQQQQHYQQQQQHHHPQQQNSPRPTSNWYIGRRPRTAFTNSQVNVLETVFQVNCYPGIQLREQLAARLDLDEDRIQIWFQNRRAKLRRSLRETRLQLVQTAVADLGVRGRVKAERDVGGDPELASRLQLKVEKEEERC, encoded by the exons ATGGCGTCCACTCTGGCTCCCGTGACGGCAGAAAGCAGGCCGGCGTTCTCCATCGATCGGATTCTGGGTTTGGAGCTGGAAAGACCTGGAACCTGCCTGAAACTCCACCGACCCTGGACAG AAATCGGAGCAGAGAAGGAGAACAGAGGAAACGGTGTGtgctcacaacaacaacaacaacaacaacaacaacaacaacaacaacaacaacattatcaacaacagcaacagcatcatCATCCTCAGCAGCAGAACTCTCCCAGGCCGACATCAAACTGGTACATCGGACGCAGACCTCGCACCGCCTTCACCAACAGCCAg gtgaaCGTTCTGGAGACGGTGTTTCAGGTGAACTGTTATCCGGGTATCCAGCTGAGGGAGCAGCTGGCGGCGAGACTCGACCTGGACGAGGACAGAATACAG ATCTGGTTTCAGAACCGGCGGGCCAAGCTGAGACGTTCCCTCAGAGAAACCCGGCTGCAGCTGGTTCAGACGGCCGTGGCCGACCTCGGGGTCAGAGGTCGAGTGAAGGCCGAGCGGGACGTGGGAGGTGACCCGGAGCTCGCCTCTCGTCTGCAGCTTAAAgtggaaaaagaggaagagagatgctGA